In Populus alba chromosome 1, ASM523922v2, whole genome shotgun sequence, a single window of DNA contains:
- the LOC118038643 gene encoding 8-amino-7-oxononanoate synthase, whose protein sequence is MENDNNYGDSWDSWVDEALAKLHSLKLLRSLRPINLSPQPYKNCEDDYQVFDEMQPWDRSSVEISISEPTFHKWLLDIPSAGDEDIWSNGVADNKEDNGRFKKLLLFSGNDYLGLSSHPTIARAVTKAAQEHGMGPRGSALICGYTNYHRLLESSLADLKKKEDCLLCPTGFAANMAVMVALGNIVSLLAADAKPMKEDRIAIFSDALNHASIIDGIRLAERQHTVDVYVYRHCDMSHLSSLLSSCELKKKVVVTDSLFSMDGDFAPMIELVNLRKRHGFLLVIDDAHGTFVCGKHGGGVAEEFNCDRQVDICIGTLSKAAGCHGGFIACSKKWKQLVQSRGRSFIFSTSAPVPIVAAAHAAVIVGKKEGWRRKAIWNRVQEFRALTGIPITSPIISLIVGSEEKALKASRHLLKSGFHVTAIRPPTVPPNSCRLRVTLCATHTTDDLKKLTAALSCCINFQDITLCNSRGTARL, encoded by the exons atggagaatgatAACAATTATGGTGACTCATGGGACTCATGGGTAGACGAGGCACTTGCAAAGCTTCATTCTTTAAAACTACTTCGATCTTTAAGACCCATTAATCTTTCCCCTCAACCTTACAAAAACTGCGAGGATGATTATCAGGTGTTCGACGAAATGCAGCCTTGGGATCGTTCCTCGGTTGAAATCTCCATTTCAGAGCCCACCTTTCACAAGTGGCTCCTTGACATTCCCAGTGCAG GAGACGAGGATATATGGAGCAATGGAGTCGCTGACAATAAAGAAGATAATGGACGGTTCAAGAAGCTACTTTTGTTCTCCGGAAATGATTACTTGGGCTTGAGTTCTCATCCCACTATTGCCAGGGCAGTTACAaag GCAGCACAAGAGCATGGAATGGGGCCCAGAGGTTCTGCTTTAATCTGTGGATATACAAATTACCACAGGTTACTTGAATCTTCCTTGGCGGACTTAAAGAAGAAAGAG GATTGTCTTCTTTGTCCTACAGGGTTCGCTGCCAATATGGCAGTAATGGTAGCTCTTGGAAACATTGTCTCTCTTTTAGCTGCAGATGCAAAACCTATGAAGGAGGATAGGATTGCTATCTTTTCTGATGCACTGAACCATGCTTCAATAATTGATGGTATTCGTCTTGCTGAACGACAACATACTGTTGATGTGTATGTTTATAGGCATTGTGATATGTCCCACCTTAGTTCATTGTT aTCAAGTTGTGAGTTGAAGAAGAAAGTCGTTGTGACTGATAG CTTATTTAGCATGGACGGAGACTTTGCACCAATGATTGAGCTTGTGAATTTACGCAAGAGGCATGGGTTTTTGTTAGTCATCGATGAT GCTCATGGAACTTTTGTCTGTGGGAAACATGGTGGGGGAGTGGCTGAGGAGTTCAATTGTGATAGGCAAGTTGACATATGCATTGGAACTCTGAGTAAGGCTGCTGGTTGCCATGGTGGATTTATAGCATGCAG CAAAAAGTGGAAGCAACTCGTACAATCAAGAGGCCGCTCATTCATATTTTCAACTTCTGCACCAGTCCCTATTGTTGCTGCTGCCCACG CTGCTGTTATTGTTGGGAAAAAGGAAGGATGGCGTAGAAAGGCAATTTGGAACAGGGTGCAAGAGTTTCGGGCTCTTACTGGAATTCCCATAACGAGTCCCATAATTTCGCTTATTGTAGGGAGTGAAGAGAAAGCCCTCAAAGCCAGCCg GCACTTGCTGAAATCTGGTTTTCACGTGACTGCAATCAGGCCCCCGACTGTACCTCCCAACTCATGCAG GTTACGAGTGACTTTGTGCGCAACACATACAACAGATGATTTGAAGAAACTGACAGCAGCACTATCCTGTTGCATCAACTTTCAAGACATCACTCTCTGTAACTCGAGAGGAACTGCTAGACTCTAG
- the LOC118038642 gene encoding protein DYAD isoform X2: MQKITKMELVDVAVMDPSEMMGCISRRQKQNPEDAAKRTFLGGQFLHYPVNTNTTTPPPFDPAEHIKVSSLYELDHSKLPHKSPDQLHKIRVVMVNERIRMRVSLRFPSIYSLKSYFNETEHTKKKDLRKKLPAFDDKYMIGSEVAAEALYRRISSQEIADKSSSWSFWVLKNPSVSPQKVSDSPRRSANVNVGARKLSLISELKGTGMAKWGQRRQVRFLAKHVEDKREIVAVSNVVVKGEEEKHSDGGDDTEEEEEEEGDVKVVVVNKSREAKRKLCKRKGQGGSGGKSSPKKKRPKSEKKNQVAVYKQKKNKVIKKFIDRWSAERYKMAEVSMLKVIKEQNAVFRNPILRPELRAEARKLIGDTGLLDHLLKHMAGKVAPGGEERFKRRHNADGAMEYWLEKANLVDIRKEAGVQDPYWTPPPGWKPGDNANQDPVCAREIKELRKEIDEVKREMVSRKYGKELAIMAVPNSSPTSQDMEHGCILIPLEEMYIDLVNKKVKMDEQIMGISHSLCGMEEEMKKLKTRLKKSNRTESTERPALLMGSTESTTPAGSERKGKEVMHQEKEAMVLGESAQEQCESSGGNTSPTTKSAAPTEDRAAKIERLKSGFRVCKPQGSFLWPDMTTSTPHPQGAVQLQDLIAVHTPPSVSSTSPKQSYLLFTPHGPRHTSPVKASAERRPVTIYRSTAATTPITFPPLDRMIHNQYEKSNISTSTTITNTIKTPLINLNEPLDTNQTDDYGLATITNTIKTPLINLNEPLDTNQTDDYGLLCWSHSHAHAQDLTTTIAMPSLGPTKKERMGQWEEGDPRKGMIRNCEQPQQQMGCSCASSIASSSMSMEVGTWLALASSKPSAEHKSKRG; the protein is encoded by the exons ATGCAGAAGATCACTAAGATGGAGCTGGTTGATGTTGCAGTAATGGACCCATCT GAAATGATGGGGTGCATAAGCAGAAGGCAGAAACAGAACCCCGAGGACGCCGCTAAAAGGACTTTTTTAGGCGGACAATTCCTGCACTACCCAGTAAATACAAACACTACAACGCCGCCACCATTTG ACCCAGCTGAGCACATTAAAGTAAGCTCTCTCTATGAACTTGATCACTCAAAGTTGCCTCATAAATCCCCTGATCAACTCCACAAAATCCGGGTTGTCATG GTGAATGAAAGGATCAGAATGAGAGTTTCTCTGAGGTTTCCAAGCATCTATTCTCTAAAATCTTACTTCAATGAGACTGAACATACTAAAAAGAAAGACTTGAGGAAGAAACTGCCAGCATTCGATGACAAGTACATGATAGGATCAGAAGTTGCAGCAGAAGCTCTTTACAGGAGAATCTCTTCTCAAGAAATTGCGGACAAGAGTAGCTCGTGGAGTTTCTGGGTGCTTAAAAATCCTTCGGTTTCACCTCAAAAGGTGTCAGACTCACCTAGAAGAAGTGCGAATGTTAATGTTGGTGCAAGAAAATTGTCTCTCATATCTGAGCTTAAGGGAACCGGTATGGCTAAGTGGGGTCAGCGCCGGCAGGTCAGGTTCTTGGCTAAACACGTAGAGGATAAACGTGAAATTGTGGCTGTATCGAATGTCGTAGTTAAAGGCGAAGAAGAGAAACACAGTGATGGTGGCGATGAtacagaagaagaggaagaagaggagggTGATGTTAAGGTAGTAGTAGTAAATAAATCGAGAGAAGCTAAAAGGAAATTATGTAAGAGGAAGGGTCAAGGTGGGTCTGGTGGCAAATCATCACCGAAGAAGAAAAGGCCTAAAAGTGAAAAGAAGAATCAGGTTGCGGTCTATAAGCAAAAGAAGAACAaggtcataaaaaaatttattgatagaTGGTCGGCTGAGAG GTATAAAATGGCTGAGGTTAGCATGTTGAAAGTAATAAAAGAGCAAAATGCAGTGTTTCGAAACCCAATTCTAAGGCCAGAACTGAGAGCTGAAGCACGGAAGTTGATTGGGGACACTGGATTGTTAGACCATTTGTTGAAGCATATGGCGGGGAAGGTAGCTCCAGGAGGTGAAGAGAGATTTAAAAGGAGGCATAATGCAGATGGGGCAATGGAGTACTGGCTGGAGAAGGCTAATTTGGTTGATATTAGGAAAGAGGCTGGTGTGCAGGATCCTTATTGGACTCCTCCACCTGGGTGGAAACCTGGTGATAATGCTAATCAGGATCCTGTTTGTGCTAGAGAGATCAAGGAGCTCCGAAAGGAAATTGATGAAGTTAAAAG GGAGATGGTGTCCAGAAAATATGGGAAGGAACTAGCCATTATGGCAGTACCAAATTCTTCTCCTACAAGCCAGGACATGGAGCATGGCTGCATATTAATTCCACTGGAG GAAATGTACATTGATTTGGTGAATAAGAAGGTAAAGATGGATGAACAAATAATGGGAATTTCACATTCTTTGTGTGGGATGGAG GAAGAAATGAAGAAGCTAAAAACCAGATTGAAAAAATCTAACAGAACAGAATCAACAGAAAGACCAGCATTATTAATGGGATCAACAGAATCAACCACACCAGCTGGATCTGAAAGAAAGGGGAAGGAAGTAATGCATCAGGAAAAAGAAGCAATGGTTTTAGGGGAATCAGCACAAGAACAATGTGAGTCATCAGGAGGCAACACATCACCAACAACTAAATCAGCAGCACCAACGGAGGACAGGGCAGCAAAGATAGAAAGGTTGAAAAGTGGGTTTAGGGTATGCAAACCCCAGGGAAGTTTCCTGTGGCCTGATATGACTACCTCAACCCCTCATCCTCAGGGTGCGGTACAACTCCAAGACCTCATTGCAGTGCACACGCCTCCTTCTGTGTCCTCCACTTCACCAAAACAATCTTACCTTCTGTTTACTCCCCATGGACCCCGCCATACTTCCCCTGTGAAGGCATCAGCTGAGAGAAGGCCTGTCACCATTTATCGATCCACAGCTGCCACAACTCCAATTACTTTTCCTCCCCTTGATCGAATGATTCACAACCAGTATGAGAAGAGCAACATTTCTACTTCTACTACCATCACCAACACTATCAAAACCCCTCTCATCAACCTTAATGAGCCACTGGATACCAATCAAACTGATGATTATGGGTTAGCTACCATCACCAACACTATCAAAACCCCTCTCATCAACCTTAATGAGCCACTGGATACCAATCAAACTGATGATTATGGGTTATTATGTTGGTCTCATTCCCATGCCCATGCTCAAGATTTGACTACCACTATTGCCATGCCAAGT TTGGGACCcacaaagaaagagaggatgGGCCAATGGGAGGAAGGTGATCCAAGAAAAGGAATGATTAGGAACTGTGAGCAGCCGCAGCAGCAGATGGGATGCTCCTGTGCCTCATCCATTGCATCTTCTTCCATGTCAATGGAAGTAGGGACTTGGCTAGCTCTGGCTTCTTCTAAGCCTTCCGCGGAGCACAAATCTAAAAGGGGTTAA
- the LOC118038642 gene encoding protein DYAD isoform X3 gives MELVDVAVMDPSEMMGCISRRQKQNPEDAAKRTFLGGQFLHYPVNTNTTTPPPFDPAEHIKVSSLYELDHSKLPHKSPDQLHKIRVVMVNERIRMRVSLRFPSIYSLKSYFNETEHTKKKDLRKKLPAFDDKYMIGSEVAAEALYRRISSQEIADKSSSWSFWVLKNPSVSPQKVSDSPRRSANVNVGARKLSLISELKGTGMAKWGQRRQVRFLAKHVEDKREIVAVSNVVVKGEEEKHSDGGDDTEEEEEEEGDVKVVVVNKSREAKRKLCKRKGQGGSGGKSSPKKKRPKSEKKNQVAVYKQKKNKVIKKFIDRWSAERYKMAEVSMLKVIKEQNAVFRNPILRPELRAEARKLIGDTGLLDHLLKHMAGKVAPGGEERFKRRHNADGAMEYWLEKANLVDIRKEAGVQDPYWTPPPGWKPGDNANQDPVCAREIKELRKEIDEVKREMVSRKYGKELAIMAVPNSSPTSQDMEHGCILIPLEEMYIDLVNKKVKMDEQIMGISHSLCGMEEEMKKLKTRLKKSNRTESTERPALLMGSTESTTPAGSERKGKEVMHQEKEAMVLGESAQEQCESSGGNTSPTTKSAAPTEDRAAKIERLKSGFRVCKPQGSFLWPDMTTSTPHPQGAVQLQDLIAVHTPPSVSSTSPKQSYLLFTPHGPRHTSPVKASAERRPVTIYRSTAATTPITFPPLDRMIHNQYEKSNISTSTTITNTIKTPLINLNEPLDTNQTDDYGLATITNTIKTPLINLNEPLDTNQTDDYGLLCWSHSHAHAQDLTTTIAMPSLGPTKKERMGQWEEGDPRKGMIRNCEQPQQQMGCSCASSIASSSMSMEVGTWLALASSKPSAEHKSKRG, from the exons ATGGAGCTGGTTGATGTTGCAGTAATGGACCCATCT GAAATGATGGGGTGCATAAGCAGAAGGCAGAAACAGAACCCCGAGGACGCCGCTAAAAGGACTTTTTTAGGCGGACAATTCCTGCACTACCCAGTAAATACAAACACTACAACGCCGCCACCATTTG ACCCAGCTGAGCACATTAAAGTAAGCTCTCTCTATGAACTTGATCACTCAAAGTTGCCTCATAAATCCCCTGATCAACTCCACAAAATCCGGGTTGTCATG GTGAATGAAAGGATCAGAATGAGAGTTTCTCTGAGGTTTCCAAGCATCTATTCTCTAAAATCTTACTTCAATGAGACTGAACATACTAAAAAGAAAGACTTGAGGAAGAAACTGCCAGCATTCGATGACAAGTACATGATAGGATCAGAAGTTGCAGCAGAAGCTCTTTACAGGAGAATCTCTTCTCAAGAAATTGCGGACAAGAGTAGCTCGTGGAGTTTCTGGGTGCTTAAAAATCCTTCGGTTTCACCTCAAAAGGTGTCAGACTCACCTAGAAGAAGTGCGAATGTTAATGTTGGTGCAAGAAAATTGTCTCTCATATCTGAGCTTAAGGGAACCGGTATGGCTAAGTGGGGTCAGCGCCGGCAGGTCAGGTTCTTGGCTAAACACGTAGAGGATAAACGTGAAATTGTGGCTGTATCGAATGTCGTAGTTAAAGGCGAAGAAGAGAAACACAGTGATGGTGGCGATGAtacagaagaagaggaagaagaggagggTGATGTTAAGGTAGTAGTAGTAAATAAATCGAGAGAAGCTAAAAGGAAATTATGTAAGAGGAAGGGTCAAGGTGGGTCTGGTGGCAAATCATCACCGAAGAAGAAAAGGCCTAAAAGTGAAAAGAAGAATCAGGTTGCGGTCTATAAGCAAAAGAAGAACAaggtcataaaaaaatttattgatagaTGGTCGGCTGAGAG GTATAAAATGGCTGAGGTTAGCATGTTGAAAGTAATAAAAGAGCAAAATGCAGTGTTTCGAAACCCAATTCTAAGGCCAGAACTGAGAGCTGAAGCACGGAAGTTGATTGGGGACACTGGATTGTTAGACCATTTGTTGAAGCATATGGCGGGGAAGGTAGCTCCAGGAGGTGAAGAGAGATTTAAAAGGAGGCATAATGCAGATGGGGCAATGGAGTACTGGCTGGAGAAGGCTAATTTGGTTGATATTAGGAAAGAGGCTGGTGTGCAGGATCCTTATTGGACTCCTCCACCTGGGTGGAAACCTGGTGATAATGCTAATCAGGATCCTGTTTGTGCTAGAGAGATCAAGGAGCTCCGAAAGGAAATTGATGAAGTTAAAAG GGAGATGGTGTCCAGAAAATATGGGAAGGAACTAGCCATTATGGCAGTACCAAATTCTTCTCCTACAAGCCAGGACATGGAGCATGGCTGCATATTAATTCCACTGGAG GAAATGTACATTGATTTGGTGAATAAGAAGGTAAAGATGGATGAACAAATAATGGGAATTTCACATTCTTTGTGTGGGATGGAG GAAGAAATGAAGAAGCTAAAAACCAGATTGAAAAAATCTAACAGAACAGAATCAACAGAAAGACCAGCATTATTAATGGGATCAACAGAATCAACCACACCAGCTGGATCTGAAAGAAAGGGGAAGGAAGTAATGCATCAGGAAAAAGAAGCAATGGTTTTAGGGGAATCAGCACAAGAACAATGTGAGTCATCAGGAGGCAACACATCACCAACAACTAAATCAGCAGCACCAACGGAGGACAGGGCAGCAAAGATAGAAAGGTTGAAAAGTGGGTTTAGGGTATGCAAACCCCAGGGAAGTTTCCTGTGGCCTGATATGACTACCTCAACCCCTCATCCTCAGGGTGCGGTACAACTCCAAGACCTCATTGCAGTGCACACGCCTCCTTCTGTGTCCTCCACTTCACCAAAACAATCTTACCTTCTGTTTACTCCCCATGGACCCCGCCATACTTCCCCTGTGAAGGCATCAGCTGAGAGAAGGCCTGTCACCATTTATCGATCCACAGCTGCCACAACTCCAATTACTTTTCCTCCCCTTGATCGAATGATTCACAACCAGTATGAGAAGAGCAACATTTCTACTTCTACTACCATCACCAACACTATCAAAACCCCTCTCATCAACCTTAATGAGCCACTGGATACCAATCAAACTGATGATTATGGGTTAGCTACCATCACCAACACTATCAAAACCCCTCTCATCAACCTTAATGAGCCACTGGATACCAATCAAACTGATGATTATGGGTTATTATGTTGGTCTCATTCCCATGCCCATGCTCAAGATTTGACTACCACTATTGCCATGCCAAGT TTGGGACCcacaaagaaagagaggatgGGCCAATGGGAGGAAGGTGATCCAAGAAAAGGAATGATTAGGAACTGTGAGCAGCCGCAGCAGCAGATGGGATGCTCCTGTGCCTCATCCATTGCATCTTCTTCCATGTCAATGGAAGTAGGGACTTGGCTAGCTCTGGCTTCTTCTAAGCCTTCCGCGGAGCACAAATCTAAAAGGGGTTAA
- the LOC118038642 gene encoding protein DYAD isoform X1, with product MKIVEEEKGQYLTVRFVVKMKTQEMMGCISRRQKQNPEDAAKRTFLGGQFLHYPVNTNTTTPPPFDPAEHIKVSSLYELDHSKLPHKSPDQLHKIRVVMVNERIRMRVSLRFPSIYSLKSYFNETEHTKKKDLRKKLPAFDDKYMIGSEVAAEALYRRISSQEIADKSSSWSFWVLKNPSVSPQKVSDSPRRSANVNVGARKLSLISELKGTGMAKWGQRRQVRFLAKHVEDKREIVAVSNVVVKGEEEKHSDGGDDTEEEEEEEGDVKVVVVNKSREAKRKLCKRKGQGGSGGKSSPKKKRPKSEKKNQVAVYKQKKNKVIKKFIDRWSAERYKMAEVSMLKVIKEQNAVFRNPILRPELRAEARKLIGDTGLLDHLLKHMAGKVAPGGEERFKRRHNADGAMEYWLEKANLVDIRKEAGVQDPYWTPPPGWKPGDNANQDPVCAREIKELRKEIDEVKREMVSRKYGKELAIMAVPNSSPTSQDMEHGCILIPLEEMYIDLVNKKVKMDEQIMGISHSLCGMEEEMKKLKTRLKKSNRTESTERPALLMGSTESTTPAGSERKGKEVMHQEKEAMVLGESAQEQCESSGGNTSPTTKSAAPTEDRAAKIERLKSGFRVCKPQGSFLWPDMTTSTPHPQGAVQLQDLIAVHTPPSVSSTSPKQSYLLFTPHGPRHTSPVKASAERRPVTIYRSTAATTPITFPPLDRMIHNQYEKSNISTSTTITNTIKTPLINLNEPLDTNQTDDYGLATITNTIKTPLINLNEPLDTNQTDDYGLLCWSHSHAHAQDLTTTIAMPSLGPTKKERMGQWEEGDPRKGMIRNCEQPQQQMGCSCASSIASSSMSMEVGTWLALASSKPSAEHKSKRG from the exons ATGaaaattgttgaagaagagaaggggCAATACTTGACAGTGAGATTTGTTGTGAAAATGAAAACGCAGGAAATGATGGGGTGCATAAGCAGAAGGCAGAAACAGAACCCCGAGGACGCCGCTAAAAGGACTTTTTTAGGCGGACAATTCCTGCACTACCCAGTAAATACAAACACTACAACGCCGCCACCATTTG ACCCAGCTGAGCACATTAAAGTAAGCTCTCTCTATGAACTTGATCACTCAAAGTTGCCTCATAAATCCCCTGATCAACTCCACAAAATCCGGGTTGTCATG GTGAATGAAAGGATCAGAATGAGAGTTTCTCTGAGGTTTCCAAGCATCTATTCTCTAAAATCTTACTTCAATGAGACTGAACATACTAAAAAGAAAGACTTGAGGAAGAAACTGCCAGCATTCGATGACAAGTACATGATAGGATCAGAAGTTGCAGCAGAAGCTCTTTACAGGAGAATCTCTTCTCAAGAAATTGCGGACAAGAGTAGCTCGTGGAGTTTCTGGGTGCTTAAAAATCCTTCGGTTTCACCTCAAAAGGTGTCAGACTCACCTAGAAGAAGTGCGAATGTTAATGTTGGTGCAAGAAAATTGTCTCTCATATCTGAGCTTAAGGGAACCGGTATGGCTAAGTGGGGTCAGCGCCGGCAGGTCAGGTTCTTGGCTAAACACGTAGAGGATAAACGTGAAATTGTGGCTGTATCGAATGTCGTAGTTAAAGGCGAAGAAGAGAAACACAGTGATGGTGGCGATGAtacagaagaagaggaagaagaggagggTGATGTTAAGGTAGTAGTAGTAAATAAATCGAGAGAAGCTAAAAGGAAATTATGTAAGAGGAAGGGTCAAGGTGGGTCTGGTGGCAAATCATCACCGAAGAAGAAAAGGCCTAAAAGTGAAAAGAAGAATCAGGTTGCGGTCTATAAGCAAAAGAAGAACAaggtcataaaaaaatttattgatagaTGGTCGGCTGAGAG GTATAAAATGGCTGAGGTTAGCATGTTGAAAGTAATAAAAGAGCAAAATGCAGTGTTTCGAAACCCAATTCTAAGGCCAGAACTGAGAGCTGAAGCACGGAAGTTGATTGGGGACACTGGATTGTTAGACCATTTGTTGAAGCATATGGCGGGGAAGGTAGCTCCAGGAGGTGAAGAGAGATTTAAAAGGAGGCATAATGCAGATGGGGCAATGGAGTACTGGCTGGAGAAGGCTAATTTGGTTGATATTAGGAAAGAGGCTGGTGTGCAGGATCCTTATTGGACTCCTCCACCTGGGTGGAAACCTGGTGATAATGCTAATCAGGATCCTGTTTGTGCTAGAGAGATCAAGGAGCTCCGAAAGGAAATTGATGAAGTTAAAAG GGAGATGGTGTCCAGAAAATATGGGAAGGAACTAGCCATTATGGCAGTACCAAATTCTTCTCCTACAAGCCAGGACATGGAGCATGGCTGCATATTAATTCCACTGGAG GAAATGTACATTGATTTGGTGAATAAGAAGGTAAAGATGGATGAACAAATAATGGGAATTTCACATTCTTTGTGTGGGATGGAG GAAGAAATGAAGAAGCTAAAAACCAGATTGAAAAAATCTAACAGAACAGAATCAACAGAAAGACCAGCATTATTAATGGGATCAACAGAATCAACCACACCAGCTGGATCTGAAAGAAAGGGGAAGGAAGTAATGCATCAGGAAAAAGAAGCAATGGTTTTAGGGGAATCAGCACAAGAACAATGTGAGTCATCAGGAGGCAACACATCACCAACAACTAAATCAGCAGCACCAACGGAGGACAGGGCAGCAAAGATAGAAAGGTTGAAAAGTGGGTTTAGGGTATGCAAACCCCAGGGAAGTTTCCTGTGGCCTGATATGACTACCTCAACCCCTCATCCTCAGGGTGCGGTACAACTCCAAGACCTCATTGCAGTGCACACGCCTCCTTCTGTGTCCTCCACTTCACCAAAACAATCTTACCTTCTGTTTACTCCCCATGGACCCCGCCATACTTCCCCTGTGAAGGCATCAGCTGAGAGAAGGCCTGTCACCATTTATCGATCCACAGCTGCCACAACTCCAATTACTTTTCCTCCCCTTGATCGAATGATTCACAACCAGTATGAGAAGAGCAACATTTCTACTTCTACTACCATCACCAACACTATCAAAACCCCTCTCATCAACCTTAATGAGCCACTGGATACCAATCAAACTGATGATTATGGGTTAGCTACCATCACCAACACTATCAAAACCCCTCTCATCAACCTTAATGAGCCACTGGATACCAATCAAACTGATGATTATGGGTTATTATGTTGGTCTCATTCCCATGCCCATGCTCAAGATTTGACTACCACTATTGCCATGCCAAGT TTGGGACCcacaaagaaagagaggatgGGCCAATGGGAGGAAGGTGATCCAAGAAAAGGAATGATTAGGAACTGTGAGCAGCCGCAGCAGCAGATGGGATGCTCCTGTGCCTCATCCATTGCATCTTCTTCCATGTCAATGGAAGTAGGGACTTGGCTAGCTCTGGCTTCTTCTAAGCCTTCCGCGGAGCACAAATCTAAAAGGGGTTAA